A single genomic interval of Cucumis sativus cultivar 9930 chromosome 7, Cucumber_9930_V3, whole genome shotgun sequence harbors:
- the LOC101217751 gene encoding G-type lectin S-receptor-like serine/threonine-protein kinase At4g03230 isoform X3 yields MDNGNLVLSYVDQEDLSEHILWQSFDYPTDTFLPGMLMDDNLVLASWKSYDDPAQGNFTFQLDQDGGQYVIWKRSVKFWKSGVSGKFITTDKMPAALLYLLSNFSSKTVPNFSVPHLTSSLYIDTRLVLNSSGQLHYLNWEDHKVWSQIWVEPRDRCSVYNACGDFASCNSECGMACKCLPGFEPTSPGSWNIGDYSGGCIRKSPICSVDADSDTFLSLKMMKAGNPDFQFNAKDDFDCKLECLNNCQCQAYSYLEANITRQSGNYNSACWIWSGDLNNLQDEFDDGRDLNVRVAVRDLESTARNCGTCGTNLIPYPLSTGPKCGDPMYFNFNCNLASGQVNFEAAGGTYKVKFIDSEARKFYIQTKEPGDCGDKNWITKALQLNQSSPFRVTSWCNFKETNLEENFSLKTSNEVEISWEPPLEPICSSTTDCKDWPYSTCNMSKDGNKRCLCITDFHWNGWILNCTTDHNKGKDGKGKTTFSVIIVATSLCMVLLMILSCTVFYIYFSKSGLIERQESRGNSQKDLMLHLYDNERRVKDLIESGRFKEDDTNGIDIPFFDLETILVATDNFSNANKLGQGGFGPVYKGKFPSGQEIAVKRLSSGSGQGFEEFKNEVLLIAKLQHRNLVRLLGYCVEGDEKMLLYEYMPNKSLDAFIFDQKMSVALDWDMRFNVILGIARGLLYLHQDSRLRIIHRDLKTSNILLDEEMNPKISDFGLARIFGGKETATNTKRVVGTYGYMSPEYALDGIFSVKSDVFSFGVVVIEIISGKRNTGFFHSEKALSLLGYAWDLWMKDEGLDLMEQTLSGNCKRDEYLKCLNVGLLCVQEDPWDRPTMLNVVFMLGSETATLPSPKPPAFVVRRCPSSRASSSTKPETFSHNELTVTLQDGR; encoded by the exons ATGGATAATGGAAATCTGGTTTTGAGCTATGTAGATCAAGAAGACTTGTCTGAGCACATCCTCTGGCAAAGTTTCGATTATCCAACTGATACATTTCTTCCTGGCATGTTAATGGACGATAACTTGGTGCTGGCTTCATGGAAGAGCTATGATGACCCGGCCCAAGGGAACTTCACTTTTCAGTTAGATCAGGACGGAGGTCAATATGTCATTTGGAAAAGATCAGTTAAATTCTGGAAAAGTGGAGTTTCAGGTAAGTTTATTACCACTGATAAGATGCCTGCTGCATTGTTATACCTTTTGTCAAATTTCTCATCGAAAACTGTCCCAAACTTCTCTGTGCCACATCTCACATCATCATTGTATATTGATACAAGGCTAGTATTGAACAGCTCAGGTCAGCTTCATTACCTAAACTGGGAAGATCACAAAGTCTGGTCTCAGATTTGGGTGGAGCCGAGAGATAGATGCAGTGTGTATAATGCGTGTGGAGATTTTGCTAGCTGTAATAGTGAGTGTGGTATGGCTTGCAAATGCCTGCCTGGTTTTGAGCCTACCTCTCCAGGGAGTTGGAATATTGGAGATTATTCAGGTGGATGCATTAGGAAATCACCAATATGCAGTGTGGATGCTGACAGTGACACTTTTTTGAGTCTAAAGATGATGAAAGCTGGAAACCCGGACTTCCAGTTTAATGCAAAGGATGACTTCGATTGCAAATTGGAGTGCCTTAACAACTGCCAGTGTCAGGCTTACTCGTATTTGGAAGCTAATATCACAAGGCAGAGTGGGAATTATAATTCTGCTTGTTGGATCTGGTCTGGAGATCTCAACAATCTTCAGGATGAGTTTGATGATGGTCGTGACCTCAATGTTCGAGTAGCAGTTAGAGACCTAG AATCAACTGCCAGAAACTGTGGAACATGTGGAACAAACCTCATTCCTTATCCACTTAGCACAGGACCTAAATGCGGTGACCCCATGTACTTCAATTTTAACTGCAACTTGGCTTCTGGCCAGGTAAACTTTGAAGCAGCAGGTGGAACATACAAGGTTAAATTCATTGATTCAGAAGCACGAAAATTTTACATCCAAACCAAGGAACCGGGTGATTGTGGTGATAAAAACTGGATAACCAAAGCCCTTCAGCTGAACCAGTCATCTCCTTTCCGTGTAACCAGCTGGTGCAACTTTAAGGAGACCAATCTCGAGGAGAATTTTTCTCTGAAAACTAGCAATGAAGTTGAAATCAGTTGGGAGCCTCCACTAGAGCCAATTTGTTCTTCAACTACGGACTGCAAAGACTGGCCTTATTCAACTTGCAACATGAGTAAAGATGGAAATAAAAGATGCCTTTGCATAACAGATTTTCATTGGAATGGCTGGATCTTGAATTGCACTACAG ATCACAACAAAGGAAAGGATGGAAAAGGCAAAACGACCTTTTCTGTGATTATTGTTGCAACATCCTTATGTATGGTCCTTCTGATGATTCTCTCATGTACCGTATTTTACATTTACTTCTCCAAAAGTGGGCTCATTGAAAGACaag AAAGCAGGGGAAACAGCCAAAAAGATTTAATGCTTCACTTGTACGATAATGAGAGACGTGTCAAAGACCTGATTGAATCCGGTCGATTCAAGGAAGATGATACAAATGGAATAGACATTCCATTTTTTGATTTGGAAACCATTCTAGTTGCAACAGATAACTTCTCAAATGCAAACAAGCTTGGCCAGGGAGGCTTTGGGCCAGTTTACAAG GGCAAGTTTCCTAGTGGGCAGGAGATTGCTGTAAAGAGGCTTTCAAGTGGTTCAGGGCAAGGCTTTGAGGAGTTTAAGAATGAGGTTTTATTAATTGCTAAACTTCAGCATCGAAATCTCGTTAGACTCTTGGGCTACTGTGTTGAAGGAGATGAAAAGATGTTGCTTTATGAATATATGCCAAATAAAAGCTTAGACGCCTTTATATTTG ATCAAAAGATGAGTGTGGCATTGGATTGGGACATGCGCTTCAACGTCATTTTGGGAATTGCTCGTGGCCTTCTTTATTTACACCAAGATTCGAGGTTGAGAATTATCCATAGAGATTTGAAGACGAGCAATATTCTTCTAGATGAGGAGATGAATCCCAAAATATCCGACTTTGGCTTGGCGAGGATATTTGGAGGGAAAGAAACTGCCACAAATACTAAAAGGGTGGTAGGCACTTA TGGATACATGTCACCAGAATATGCATTGGATGGGATATTTTCTGTCAAATCTGATGTCTTTAGCTTCGGTGTAGTCGTAATCGAGATCATTAGTGGAAAAAGGAACACTGGATTCTTTCACTCGGAGAAAGCTTTGAGTCTCCTGGGCTAT GCTTGGGATTTATGGATGAAAGACGAAGGCTTGGATTTAATGGAGCAAACACTGAGCGGGAATTGCAAACGAGATGAATATTTGAAGTGTTTAAATGTGGGGCTGTTGTGCGTGCAGGAAGATCCATGGGATCGACCCACCATGTTGAATGTGGTATTCATGCTCGGAAGCGAAACCGCAACTCTTCCATCTCCGAAACCACCAGCTTTCGTCGTACGGCGGTGCCCCTCAAGCAGAGCTTCCTCCTCCACCAAACCAGAAACCTTCTCCCATAATGAGTTGACAGTCACCCTACAAGATGGTAGATAG
- the LOC101217751 gene encoding G-type lectin S-receptor-like serine/threonine-protein kinase At4g03230 isoform X1 codes for MEEDRNSGEGTCLLHNRSSEMVAKRSSVKKLVTISWFAEHLMSFFHLYSFVFLIFVVNCFAKDTLEFKSCISHGSGDTLVSAGSRFELGFFQPYGSSHSRRYLGIWYYKSNPITVVWVANRDRPLPSSDGVLKIEDDGNLKVYDGNQNLYWSTNIGSSVPDQRTLKLMDNGNLVLSYVDQEDLSEHILWQSFDYPTDTFLPGMLMDDNLVLASWKSYDDPAQGNFTFQLDQDGGQYVIWKRSVKFWKSGVSGKFITTDKMPAALLYLLSNFSSKTVPNFSVPHLTSSLYIDTRLVLNSSGQLHYLNWEDHKVWSQIWVEPRDRCSVYNACGDFASCNSECGMACKCLPGFEPTSPGSWNIGDYSGGCIRKSPICSVDADSDTFLSLKMMKAGNPDFQFNAKDDFDCKLECLNNCQCQAYSYLEANITRQSGNYNSACWIWSGDLNNLQDEFDDGRDLNVRVAVRDLESTARNCGTCGTNLIPYPLSTGPKCGDPMYFNFNCNLASGQVNFEAAGGTYKVKFIDSEARKFYIQTKEPGDCGDKNWITKALQLNQSSPFRVTSWCNFKETNLEENFSLKTSNEVEISWEPPLEPICSSTTDCKDWPYSTCNMSKDGNKRCLCITDFHWNGWILNCTTDHNKGKDGKGKTTFSVIIVATSLCMVLLMILSCTVFYIYFSKSGLIERQESRGNSQKDLMLHLYDNERRVKDLIESGRFKEDDTNGIDIPFFDLETILVATDNFSNANKLGQGGFGPVYKGKFPSGQEIAVKRLSSGSGQGFEEFKNEVLLIAKLQHRNLVRLLGYCVEGDEKMLLYEYMPNKSLDAFIFDQKMSVALDWDMRFNVILGIARGLLYLHQDSRLRIIHRDLKTSNILLDEEMNPKISDFGLARIFGGKETATNTKRVVGTYGYMSPEYALDGIFSVKSDVFSFGVVVIEIISGKRNTGFFHSEKALSLLGYAWDLWMKDEGLDLMEQTLSGNCKRDEYLKCLNVGLLCVQEDPWDRPTMLNVVFMLGSETATLPSPKPPAFVVRRCPSSRASSSTKPETFSHNELTVTLQDGR; via the exons ATGGAGGAAGATAGAAATAGTGGAGAGGGAACATGTTTGTTGCATAACAGAAGTAGTGAAATGGTGGCCAAAAGAAGTAGTGTCAAGAAATTGGTCACCATCAGCTGGTTTGCAGAGCATTTGAtgtcttttttccatttgtactcatttgtgtttttaattttcGTTGTTAATTGCTTTGCTAAAGATACCTTAGAGTTTAAGAGTTGCATAAGTCATGGGAGTGGGGATACTCTTGTATCGGCAGGGTCGAGATTCGAACTTGGATTCTTTCAGCCATATGGCAGCTCTCATAGCAGAAGATACTTGGGAATATGGTATTACAAATCAAATCCAATTACGGTTGTTTGGGTTGCCAATCGAGACAGACCACTTCCTAGTTCAGATGGTGTCTTGAAGATCGAGGATGATGGCAACCTCAAAGTATATGATGGAAATCAGAATCTTTATTGGTCAACAAACATTGGAAGTTCTGTACCTGATCAAAGGACCCTGAAACTAATGGATAATGGAAATCTGGTTTTGAGCTATGTAGATCAAGAAGACTTGTCTGAGCACATCCTCTGGCAAAGTTTCGATTATCCAACTGATACATTTCTTCCTGGCATGTTAATGGACGATAACTTGGTGCTGGCTTCATGGAAGAGCTATGATGACCCGGCCCAAGGGAACTTCACTTTTCAGTTAGATCAGGACGGAGGTCAATATGTCATTTGGAAAAGATCAGTTAAATTCTGGAAAAGTGGAGTTTCAGGTAAGTTTATTACCACTGATAAGATGCCTGCTGCATTGTTATACCTTTTGTCAAATTTCTCATCGAAAACTGTCCCAAACTTCTCTGTGCCACATCTCACATCATCATTGTATATTGATACAAGGCTAGTATTGAACAGCTCAGGTCAGCTTCATTACCTAAACTGGGAAGATCACAAAGTCTGGTCTCAGATTTGGGTGGAGCCGAGAGATAGATGCAGTGTGTATAATGCGTGTGGAGATTTTGCTAGCTGTAATAGTGAGTGTGGTATGGCTTGCAAATGCCTGCCTGGTTTTGAGCCTACCTCTCCAGGGAGTTGGAATATTGGAGATTATTCAGGTGGATGCATTAGGAAATCACCAATATGCAGTGTGGATGCTGACAGTGACACTTTTTTGAGTCTAAAGATGATGAAAGCTGGAAACCCGGACTTCCAGTTTAATGCAAAGGATGACTTCGATTGCAAATTGGAGTGCCTTAACAACTGCCAGTGTCAGGCTTACTCGTATTTGGAAGCTAATATCACAAGGCAGAGTGGGAATTATAATTCTGCTTGTTGGATCTGGTCTGGAGATCTCAACAATCTTCAGGATGAGTTTGATGATGGTCGTGACCTCAATGTTCGAGTAGCAGTTAGAGACCTAG AATCAACTGCCAGAAACTGTGGAACATGTGGAACAAACCTCATTCCTTATCCACTTAGCACAGGACCTAAATGCGGTGACCCCATGTACTTCAATTTTAACTGCAACTTGGCTTCTGGCCAGGTAAACTTTGAAGCAGCAGGTGGAACATACAAGGTTAAATTCATTGATTCAGAAGCACGAAAATTTTACATCCAAACCAAGGAACCGGGTGATTGTGGTGATAAAAACTGGATAACCAAAGCCCTTCAGCTGAACCAGTCATCTCCTTTCCGTGTAACCAGCTGGTGCAACTTTAAGGAGACCAATCTCGAGGAGAATTTTTCTCTGAAAACTAGCAATGAAGTTGAAATCAGTTGGGAGCCTCCACTAGAGCCAATTTGTTCTTCAACTACGGACTGCAAAGACTGGCCTTATTCAACTTGCAACATGAGTAAAGATGGAAATAAAAGATGCCTTTGCATAACAGATTTTCATTGGAATGGCTGGATCTTGAATTGCACTACAG ATCACAACAAAGGAAAGGATGGAAAAGGCAAAACGACCTTTTCTGTGATTATTGTTGCAACATCCTTATGTATGGTCCTTCTGATGATTCTCTCATGTACCGTATTTTACATTTACTTCTCCAAAAGTGGGCTCATTGAAAGACaag AAAGCAGGGGAAACAGCCAAAAAGATTTAATGCTTCACTTGTACGATAATGAGAGACGTGTCAAAGACCTGATTGAATCCGGTCGATTCAAGGAAGATGATACAAATGGAATAGACATTCCATTTTTTGATTTGGAAACCATTCTAGTTGCAACAGATAACTTCTCAAATGCAAACAAGCTTGGCCAGGGAGGCTTTGGGCCAGTTTACAAG GGCAAGTTTCCTAGTGGGCAGGAGATTGCTGTAAAGAGGCTTTCAAGTGGTTCAGGGCAAGGCTTTGAGGAGTTTAAGAATGAGGTTTTATTAATTGCTAAACTTCAGCATCGAAATCTCGTTAGACTCTTGGGCTACTGTGTTGAAGGAGATGAAAAGATGTTGCTTTATGAATATATGCCAAATAAAAGCTTAGACGCCTTTATATTTG ATCAAAAGATGAGTGTGGCATTGGATTGGGACATGCGCTTCAACGTCATTTTGGGAATTGCTCGTGGCCTTCTTTATTTACACCAAGATTCGAGGTTGAGAATTATCCATAGAGATTTGAAGACGAGCAATATTCTTCTAGATGAGGAGATGAATCCCAAAATATCCGACTTTGGCTTGGCGAGGATATTTGGAGGGAAAGAAACTGCCACAAATACTAAAAGGGTGGTAGGCACTTA TGGATACATGTCACCAGAATATGCATTGGATGGGATATTTTCTGTCAAATCTGATGTCTTTAGCTTCGGTGTAGTCGTAATCGAGATCATTAGTGGAAAAAGGAACACTGGATTCTTTCACTCGGAGAAAGCTTTGAGTCTCCTGGGCTAT GCTTGGGATTTATGGATGAAAGACGAAGGCTTGGATTTAATGGAGCAAACACTGAGCGGGAATTGCAAACGAGATGAATATTTGAAGTGTTTAAATGTGGGGCTGTTGTGCGTGCAGGAAGATCCATGGGATCGACCCACCATGTTGAATGTGGTATTCATGCTCGGAAGCGAAACCGCAACTCTTCCATCTCCGAAACCACCAGCTTTCGTCGTACGGCGGTGCCCCTCAAGCAGAGCTTCCTCCTCCACCAAACCAGAAACCTTCTCCCATAATGAGTTGACAGTCACCCTACAAGATGGTAGATAG
- the LOC101217751 gene encoding G-type lectin S-receptor-like serine/threonine-protein kinase At4g03230 isoform X2 — MEEDRNSGEGTCLLHNRSSEMVAKRSSVKKLVTISWFAEHLMSFFHLYSFVFLIFVVNCFAKDTLEFKSCISHGSGDTLVSAGSRFELGFFQPYGSSHSRRYLGIWYYKSNPITVVWVANRDRPLPSSDGVLKIEDDGNLKVYDGNQNLYWSTNIGSSVPDQRTLKLMDNGNLVLSYVDQEDLSEHILWQSFDYPTDTFLPGMLMDDNLVLASWKSYDDPAQGNFTFQLDQDGGQYVIWKRSVKFWKSGVSGQLHYLNWEDHKVWSQIWVEPRDRCSVYNACGDFASCNSECGMACKCLPGFEPTSPGSWNIGDYSGGCIRKSPICSVDADSDTFLSLKMMKAGNPDFQFNAKDDFDCKLECLNNCQCQAYSYLEANITRQSGNYNSACWIWSGDLNNLQDEFDDGRDLNVRVAVRDLESTARNCGTCGTNLIPYPLSTGPKCGDPMYFNFNCNLASGQVNFEAAGGTYKVKFIDSEARKFYIQTKEPGDCGDKNWITKALQLNQSSPFRVTSWCNFKETNLEENFSLKTSNEVEISWEPPLEPICSSTTDCKDWPYSTCNMSKDGNKRCLCITDFHWNGWILNCTTDHNKGKDGKGKTTFSVIIVATSLCMVLLMILSCTVFYIYFSKSGLIERQESRGNSQKDLMLHLYDNERRVKDLIESGRFKEDDTNGIDIPFFDLETILVATDNFSNANKLGQGGFGPVYKGKFPSGQEIAVKRLSSGSGQGFEEFKNEVLLIAKLQHRNLVRLLGYCVEGDEKMLLYEYMPNKSLDAFIFDQKMSVALDWDMRFNVILGIARGLLYLHQDSRLRIIHRDLKTSNILLDEEMNPKISDFGLARIFGGKETATNTKRVVGTYGYMSPEYALDGIFSVKSDVFSFGVVVIEIISGKRNTGFFHSEKALSLLGYAWDLWMKDEGLDLMEQTLSGNCKRDEYLKCLNVGLLCVQEDPWDRPTMLNVVFMLGSETATLPSPKPPAFVVRRCPSSRASSSTKPETFSHNELTVTLQDGR, encoded by the exons ATGGAGGAAGATAGAAATAGTGGAGAGGGAACATGTTTGTTGCATAACAGAAGTAGTGAAATGGTGGCCAAAAGAAGTAGTGTCAAGAAATTGGTCACCATCAGCTGGTTTGCAGAGCATTTGAtgtcttttttccatttgtactcatttgtgtttttaattttcGTTGTTAATTGCTTTGCTAAAGATACCTTAGAGTTTAAGAGTTGCATAAGTCATGGGAGTGGGGATACTCTTGTATCGGCAGGGTCGAGATTCGAACTTGGATTCTTTCAGCCATATGGCAGCTCTCATAGCAGAAGATACTTGGGAATATGGTATTACAAATCAAATCCAATTACGGTTGTTTGGGTTGCCAATCGAGACAGACCACTTCCTAGTTCAGATGGTGTCTTGAAGATCGAGGATGATGGCAACCTCAAAGTATATGATGGAAATCAGAATCTTTATTGGTCAACAAACATTGGAAGTTCTGTACCTGATCAAAGGACCCTGAAACTAATGGATAATGGAAATCTGGTTTTGAGCTATGTAGATCAAGAAGACTTGTCTGAGCACATCCTCTGGCAAAGTTTCGATTATCCAACTGATACATTTCTTCCTGGCATGTTAATGGACGATAACTTGGTGCTGGCTTCATGGAAGAGCTATGATGACCCGGCCCAAGGGAACTTCACTTTTCAGTTAGATCAGGACGGAGGTCAATATGTCATTTGGAAAAGATCAGTTAAATTCTGGAAAAGTGGAGTTTCAG GTCAGCTTCATTACCTAAACTGGGAAGATCACAAAGTCTGGTCTCAGATTTGGGTGGAGCCGAGAGATAGATGCAGTGTGTATAATGCGTGTGGAGATTTTGCTAGCTGTAATAGTGAGTGTGGTATGGCTTGCAAATGCCTGCCTGGTTTTGAGCCTACCTCTCCAGGGAGTTGGAATATTGGAGATTATTCAGGTGGATGCATTAGGAAATCACCAATATGCAGTGTGGATGCTGACAGTGACACTTTTTTGAGTCTAAAGATGATGAAAGCTGGAAACCCGGACTTCCAGTTTAATGCAAAGGATGACTTCGATTGCAAATTGGAGTGCCTTAACAACTGCCAGTGTCAGGCTTACTCGTATTTGGAAGCTAATATCACAAGGCAGAGTGGGAATTATAATTCTGCTTGTTGGATCTGGTCTGGAGATCTCAACAATCTTCAGGATGAGTTTGATGATGGTCGTGACCTCAATGTTCGAGTAGCAGTTAGAGACCTAG AATCAACTGCCAGAAACTGTGGAACATGTGGAACAAACCTCATTCCTTATCCACTTAGCACAGGACCTAAATGCGGTGACCCCATGTACTTCAATTTTAACTGCAACTTGGCTTCTGGCCAGGTAAACTTTGAAGCAGCAGGTGGAACATACAAGGTTAAATTCATTGATTCAGAAGCACGAAAATTTTACATCCAAACCAAGGAACCGGGTGATTGTGGTGATAAAAACTGGATAACCAAAGCCCTTCAGCTGAACCAGTCATCTCCTTTCCGTGTAACCAGCTGGTGCAACTTTAAGGAGACCAATCTCGAGGAGAATTTTTCTCTGAAAACTAGCAATGAAGTTGAAATCAGTTGGGAGCCTCCACTAGAGCCAATTTGTTCTTCAACTACGGACTGCAAAGACTGGCCTTATTCAACTTGCAACATGAGTAAAGATGGAAATAAAAGATGCCTTTGCATAACAGATTTTCATTGGAATGGCTGGATCTTGAATTGCACTACAG ATCACAACAAAGGAAAGGATGGAAAAGGCAAAACGACCTTTTCTGTGATTATTGTTGCAACATCCTTATGTATGGTCCTTCTGATGATTCTCTCATGTACCGTATTTTACATTTACTTCTCCAAAAGTGGGCTCATTGAAAGACaag AAAGCAGGGGAAACAGCCAAAAAGATTTAATGCTTCACTTGTACGATAATGAGAGACGTGTCAAAGACCTGATTGAATCCGGTCGATTCAAGGAAGATGATACAAATGGAATAGACATTCCATTTTTTGATTTGGAAACCATTCTAGTTGCAACAGATAACTTCTCAAATGCAAACAAGCTTGGCCAGGGAGGCTTTGGGCCAGTTTACAAG GGCAAGTTTCCTAGTGGGCAGGAGATTGCTGTAAAGAGGCTTTCAAGTGGTTCAGGGCAAGGCTTTGAGGAGTTTAAGAATGAGGTTTTATTAATTGCTAAACTTCAGCATCGAAATCTCGTTAGACTCTTGGGCTACTGTGTTGAAGGAGATGAAAAGATGTTGCTTTATGAATATATGCCAAATAAAAGCTTAGACGCCTTTATATTTG ATCAAAAGATGAGTGTGGCATTGGATTGGGACATGCGCTTCAACGTCATTTTGGGAATTGCTCGTGGCCTTCTTTATTTACACCAAGATTCGAGGTTGAGAATTATCCATAGAGATTTGAAGACGAGCAATATTCTTCTAGATGAGGAGATGAATCCCAAAATATCCGACTTTGGCTTGGCGAGGATATTTGGAGGGAAAGAAACTGCCACAAATACTAAAAGGGTGGTAGGCACTTA TGGATACATGTCACCAGAATATGCATTGGATGGGATATTTTCTGTCAAATCTGATGTCTTTAGCTTCGGTGTAGTCGTAATCGAGATCATTAGTGGAAAAAGGAACACTGGATTCTTTCACTCGGAGAAAGCTTTGAGTCTCCTGGGCTAT GCTTGGGATTTATGGATGAAAGACGAAGGCTTGGATTTAATGGAGCAAACACTGAGCGGGAATTGCAAACGAGATGAATATTTGAAGTGTTTAAATGTGGGGCTGTTGTGCGTGCAGGAAGATCCATGGGATCGACCCACCATGTTGAATGTGGTATTCATGCTCGGAAGCGAAACCGCAACTCTTCCATCTCCGAAACCACCAGCTTTCGTCGTACGGCGGTGCCCCTCAAGCAGAGCTTCCTCCTCCACCAAACCAGAAACCTTCTCCCATAATGAGTTGACAGTCACCCTACAAGATGGTAGATAG